One stretch of Chryseobacterium fluminis DNA includes these proteins:
- a CDS encoding IucA/IucC family protein, translating into MNTPKSINLQEYAEKISYTALINCYMKEFTNWSRYLGIPEYDPAIAENLRKTQTDLHIRIDFSSIGCDVYIPVTYFSESGRHLFDFPVLRRVLETDEVSEVDIYGFMALTAEYSKKIYQDIEASTVMDRLNNSIQNLYAYLKHMAENNKSVNNLEMSFIEAERSLILGHILHPVPKSRQGFNGQDLFLYSPETSGRFQLFYFLIDRKNIIEKNADGEPVSKKLGEKIYLLLNPEHQKLWDRFPNHKLVPMHPWQAKHLLSQEDVQIMQEQGALFALGHYGEYFTPTSSVRTVYSEDSPWMFKFSLHVKITNSERINLYPELHRGHDISRLLKTDWGKIYRKIFRRLNLW; encoded by the coding sequence ATGAATACACCGAAGTCAATTAATCTGCAGGAATATGCAGAAAAGATCAGCTATACAGCACTGATCAACTGTTATATGAAAGAATTCACCAACTGGAGCCGTTACCTGGGAATTCCCGAATATGATCCGGCGATTGCTGAAAATTTAAGAAAGACGCAGACAGATCTTCATATCAGAATCGATTTTTCATCCATCGGATGTGATGTGTATATTCCGGTAACTTATTTCTCAGAAAGCGGCAGACATCTTTTTGATTTCCCGGTCTTGAGAAGGGTTCTCGAAACGGATGAAGTTTCTGAAGTTGATATTTACGGATTTATGGCTTTAACTGCTGAATATTCAAAAAAGATCTATCAGGATATTGAGGCTTCAACGGTCATGGACCGACTGAACAACAGTATCCAAAATCTTTACGCCTATTTAAAGCATATGGCTGAAAATAATAAATCCGTCAACAATTTGGAGATGTCTTTTATCGAAGCTGAACGATCTCTTATTCTGGGACATATTTTACATCCTGTTCCAAAATCCAGGCAGGGGTTTAACGGACAGGATTTATTCCTCTATTCTCCGGAAACATCGGGCCGGTTTCAACTTTTTTACTTTTTAATCGATCGTAAAAATATTATTGAAAAAAATGCTGACGGGGAGCCTGTTTCTAAAAAATTGGGAGAAAAAATCTATCTGCTTTTAAATCCCGAACATCAGAAATTGTGGGACCGGTTTCCGAATCATAAGCTTGTTCCGATGCACCCCTGGCAGGCCAAACATCTACTGAGTCAGGAAGATGTTCAGATCATGCAGGAACAGGGAGCTCTTTTTGCTTTAGGGCATTACGGAGAGTACTTCACTCCTACTTCCTCTGTGAGAACGGTGTACAGTGAAGACAGCCCGTGGATGTTTAAATTTTCGCTGCATGTAAAAATTACAAATTCGGAGAGAATTAATTTATATCCGGAATTACACCGTGGTCACGATATCAGCAGGCTGTTAAAAACCGACTGGGGAAAAATTTACAGAAAGATTTTCCGGAGATTGAATTTATGGTAG
- a CDS encoding MATE family efflux transporter encodes MDRKTFILTGDLKKVMWETSWPAVAAIVLYGINNFLDALFVGYLVDTKALAAVGMAYPLSQIVLGFGRWVGTGAGAAVSMWIGKNEENKLYHLFGNFNALCLLFSVICTLPAYIYAHELMAMMGAKGELQAIAVDYFRATVIGAVFWIYGLALNMLIRAEGKMKTAAKMIAAGLVIDIILKPVFISTLEMGVKGAAWATNIGMIIYTGLGILYYAKGKSTFKTHWNSVSMKLDTGKKILKLGLPEMVLSVMSVVQSIIIFNAIARYGTESDLSFFTVVNRFFLFLMTPLFGLMRGLQPVIGINYGAGNNIRARKFLKTYILAGVAVLFPFFMIALFLPQQLIGLMLPGYIADAGQILDFRLFFSILPLLPVTVLALSYYPAVNNSKNASFLVFLRQLILFIPLMLILPLYFGVKSIYWGSALIEFTVGIITLALLNKDRIKKKVISA; translated from the coding sequence GTGGACCGCAAAACATTCATCTTAACGGGAGATTTAAAAAAGGTCATGTGGGAAACTTCATGGCCTGCCGTTGCGGCGATTGTTTTATACGGAATTAATAATTTTCTGGATGCACTTTTCGTAGGATATTTAGTCGACACGAAAGCTCTCGCAGCCGTTGGGATGGCTTATCCCCTGTCCCAGATTGTTTTAGGGTTCGGAAGATGGGTGGGAACGGGAGCCGGAGCAGCGGTAAGTATGTGGATTGGTAAAAATGAGGAGAATAAGCTTTATCATTTATTCGGAAACTTCAATGCTCTGTGTTTATTATTCTCTGTGATCTGTACCCTTCCGGCTTATATCTATGCACATGAATTAATGGCAATGATGGGAGCAAAAGGAGAACTTCAGGCAATTGCTGTCGACTATTTCAGAGCCACTGTCATCGGAGCGGTTTTCTGGATTTACGGACTGGCGCTCAATATGCTGATCCGGGCGGAGGGAAAAATGAAAACGGCAGCGAAGATGATTGCTGCAGGTCTTGTCATTGATATTATTCTGAAGCCTGTCTTTATTTCAACATTGGAAATGGGTGTAAAGGGAGCGGCCTGGGCAACGAATATCGGGATGATCATTTACACCGGACTCGGAATTTTGTATTATGCTAAGGGAAAAAGCACGTTCAAAACTCACTGGAATTCCGTTTCAATGAAGCTAGACACAGGAAAAAAAATACTGAAACTGGGACTTCCGGAAATGGTCTTGTCGGTGATGAGTGTTGTGCAGAGTATTATTATTTTTAATGCAATTGCACGTTACGGAACAGAGAGTGACCTCTCCTTCTTCACGGTCGTAAACCGGTTTTTTCTGTTCTTAATGACTCCCTTATTTGGTCTGATGCGTGGCTTACAGCCTGTTATCGGAATTAATTACGGAGCAGGAAATAATATACGGGCAAGGAAATTTTTAAAAACCTATATTCTGGCGGGAGTTGCGGTTTTGTTTCCTTTTTTTATGATTGCTTTATTTCTTCCGCAGCAGCTCATTGGTTTAATGTTACCCGGATATATTGCAGATGCAGGCCAGATTCTGGATTTCAGGTTATTTTTTTCCATACTTCCCCTGCTGCCGGTTACCGTACTGGCTCTTTCCTATTATCCTGCTGTAAATAACAGTAAAAACGCAAGCTTTCTGGTCTTTTTAAGGCAGCTGATTTTATTTATTCCCCTAATGCTGATCCTGCCGTTGTATTTTGGAGTAAAAAGTATTTACTGGGGAAGTGCATTAATAGAATTTACGGTAGGGATCATCACTTTAGCTTTACTGAATAAGGATCGGATTAAGAAAAAAGTAATTTCAGCATAA
- a CDS encoding GNAT family N-acetyltransferase gives MAVKFNGRIINGFNISIRRNPFYGSNTGKNVTLLAALCQDGILGQPSRLRNIIENAAGNLDLPVEQVALDWFKQYLHICIRPIVGILNIYGLACEFHQQNVMLELDKTGFPAKVYFRDNQGFFFREGRKDLVSAALPGVADESQSMIDEESLAPKYTYYLVTNNILGVVNALGCCQLADERKLINLVYKAFRELEDEDETGLVSYILHKRNWYTKGNLITSLRNINEADENLEYPAVFLDTPNPLHKYFFSDKLIKPQTKDIVYSRYFEEENVNISIRPFDIEKDFEMVHEWFNREHAKPFWKMDGPKRDLELWFRTILPGDEQHSFIGCVNGIPQFSFEPYWPMRDIVGAYYESVPTDYGTHFFVAETQKDKKFSFQSFQVALDYIFMMPEVGKCIGEASVDAVPTDRIITRLGYTREGVIEMPHKTAYLTFCTREGYWEKCPESRFEAKVSD, from the coding sequence ATGGCAGTAAAATTCAATGGCAGAATTATCAACGGATTTAATATCAGCATCAGGAGAAATCCTTTTTATGGAAGTAATACAGGTAAAAATGTAACGCTGTTGGCAGCACTTTGCCAGGACGGGATTTTGGGTCAGCCATCAAGACTCCGGAATATTATAGAAAATGCAGCAGGAAACCTTGATCTCCCCGTCGAACAGGTTGCATTGGACTGGTTTAAGCAGTATCTTCATATCTGCATACGACCCATTGTCGGGATTCTGAATATCTACGGACTGGCGTGCGAGTTTCATCAGCAGAATGTAATGTTGGAACTGGATAAGACCGGTTTCCCGGCGAAAGTTTACTTCCGGGATAATCAGGGGTTTTTCTTCAGGGAAGGCCGGAAAGATCTGGTTTCCGCAGCACTTCCCGGTGTTGCGGACGAGAGTCAGTCCATGATCGATGAAGAATCTCTGGCTCCTAAATATACGTATTACCTGGTGACCAATAATATTTTAGGAGTTGTAAATGCGCTGGGCTGCTGTCAGTTGGCAGATGAACGCAAATTAATCAACCTGGTCTACAAAGCATTCAGAGAACTTGAAGATGAGGACGAAACAGGGCTGGTAAGCTATATTTTGCATAAAAGAAACTGGTACACGAAGGGGAACCTCATCACCAGTCTCCGGAACATCAATGAGGCAGACGAAAACCTGGAATATCCAGCTGTTTTTCTGGATACGCCGAATCCTTTACATAAATACTTCTTTTCGGATAAATTAATTAAACCGCAAACAAAGGATATTGTTTATTCAAGATATTTTGAAGAAGAAAATGTAAACATCAGCATCCGCCCTTTCGACATCGAAAAAGATTTTGAAATGGTTCATGAATGGTTTAACAGGGAACATGCCAAACCTTTCTGGAAAATGGACGGGCCTAAAAGAGATCTTGAGCTTTGGTTCAGAACCATTCTTCCGGGTGACGAACAGCACAGCTTCATAGGCTGTGTAAACGGTATTCCGCAATTCAGTTTCGAGCCTTACTGGCCGATGAGGGATATTGTGGGGGCATATTACGAATCTGTTCCCACAGATTACGGCACCCATTTTTTTGTGGCAGAAACTCAAAAGGATAAGAAATTCTCTTTTCAGTCCTTTCAGGTAGCACTGGATTATATTTTCATGATGCCTGAAGTGGGAAAATGTATTGGTGAGGCATCTGTAGATGCTGTTCCGACGGACAGAATCATCACAAGATTAGGATATACCCGTGAAGGAGTGATCGAAATGCCCCATAAAACAGCTTACCTGACCTTCTGTACGCGTGAGGGATATTGGGAAAAATGTCCTGAAAGCAGATTTGAAGCAAAAGTATCTGACTGA
- a CDS encoding lysine N(6)-hydroxylase/L-ornithine N(5)-oxygenase family protein: MENNKIYDIIGVGIGPFNLGLAALLQPLESVDSLFLDQAESFDWHPGLMLDHATLQVPFMADLVTMADPKSKFSFLNFLKETDRLYKFYIRENFYILRKEYNLYCQWVSDQLPNCLFGKKVEHIRFDETMEIYTIEVLDLRNKDVVKYCARNLVLGTGTQPHLPDFMEGKNYLNVLHTSAYLDRKRDILNSASVSIVGSGQSAAEIFRDLLPETQNTLKINWLTRADRFFPMEYSKLTLELTSPEYVDHFYRMPPQQRKNILAKQPPLYKGINFDLINEVFDTLYEMSVGNTPLNVELKPSCRLDAISPEGNSYLLSFTHLQDDVAFTNISDYVILATGYRYKEPKFLQGIEHLIQRTEDRLFEVSRYYTVDHKKSIYVQNAELHTHGFVTPDLGMGAYRNAMIINSLAGKEIYKVEKRIAFQQFNTSELWTAKHSS, encoded by the coding sequence ATGGAAAATAATAAAATATACGATATCATCGGGGTCGGGATCGGTCCTTTTAACCTAGGATTAGCAGCGCTCTTACAGCCTTTGGAATCTGTTGACTCCTTATTTCTGGATCAGGCAGAAAGTTTCGACTGGCATCCCGGGCTGATGCTTGATCATGCTACGCTTCAGGTTCCTTTCATGGCCGATCTGGTTACCATGGCCGATCCTAAAAGTAAATTCAGCTTTCTGAATTTCCTGAAGGAAACCGACCGTCTGTATAAATTCTATATCAGGGAAAATTTTTACATCTTACGAAAAGAATATAATCTGTATTGTCAATGGGTTTCAGATCAGTTACCCAATTGTCTTTTCGGAAAGAAGGTGGAACATATCAGGTTCGATGAAACTATGGAAATCTACACCATCGAAGTTTTGGATTTAAGAAATAAAGATGTTGTAAAATACTGTGCCAGAAACCTGGTTCTGGGAACCGGAACACAACCTCATCTTCCTGATTTTATGGAGGGTAAAAATTATCTGAACGTGCTGCATACCTCGGCATACCTTGACCGTAAAAGAGACATTCTAAACTCAGCTTCCGTATCTATTGTGGGTTCAGGACAAAGTGCAGCGGAAATATTCCGGGACCTGCTCCCGGAAACCCAAAATACGCTTAAGATAAATTGGTTGACAAGAGCGGATCGTTTTTTCCCGATGGAATATTCAAAATTAACACTGGAACTCACTTCTCCGGAATATGTAGATCATTTCTATCGGATGCCTCCGCAGCAGCGTAAAAACATACTGGCAAAGCAACCGCCGCTTTATAAAGGGATCAATTTTGATTTGATTAATGAAGTATTCGATACGCTGTACGAGATGAGCGTTGGTAATACGCCGCTGAATGTAGAATTAAAGCCCAGCTGCCGGCTGGATGCTATCAGCCCCGAAGGAAATTCTTACCTGTTAAGTTTCACCCATCTGCAGGATGATGTTGCTTTCACAAATATTTCAGATTATGTGATTCTTGCAACGGGATATAGGTATAAAGAGCCTAAGTTTTTGCAGGGAATCGAACATTTGATTCAGAGAACAGAAGACAGGCTTTTTGAAGTAAGCCGTTACTATACCGTCGATCACAAAAAGAGTATTTATGTACAGAATGCGGAGCTTCATACCCATGGTTTTGTAACACCGGACCTGGGAATGGGTGCTTACAGAAATGCGATGATCATTAATTCTTTGGCCGGGAAAGAAATTTATAAAGTAGAAAAGCGAATTGCCTTTCAACAATTTAATACTTCGGAGCTGTGGACCGCAAAACATTCATCTTAA